A part of Biomphalaria glabrata chromosome 3, xgBioGlab47.1, whole genome shotgun sequence genomic DNA contains:
- the LOC106067510 gene encoding uncharacterized protein LOC106067510 isoform X2 produces the protein MADSTSTTLCEMNGRALEDQRDREAQSCHGGHRVLVKVQDLDHMARHSLNWEEFFGSSLDLAPSLLNIYDDIAASGGRLPEKEDSEEEDFQEETFQKVVKTQSLPFKTNGQWSSEGVRPGILPSLSEPGDRPVSCLVSNWAPSTQHADSKKRPLSLSSMSSASSSSLPRLRKKRTNGKAGQLDVLDGSQISEHSHVESRSSVDSGCMEGDKHGDDVSLMSDQNSWRDDLDSSSASLHSASPETSSMTSQEKTATSSNSSISHSPSNVSFKSQNSRTWTPRNKKTETSSDLRNSNKSRTSLVENVDIPSPSAPDSPSSLCATPTNSGSYTSTPVTTPESGHRRTRPSRQEARKRFFSNYEEHMRNAMSDLEPAVLASSQPQSTASPSETLLVHDKVSSKPSLPLQAEIIQDERRTPPQLTRKGEGHGDRESPSHITRRSEGRGGSRKERHASPKTNFTKSMKRKDAGSNRDSSEVSGTGYITYVQRVVTEIIESERIYISSLKDIIQGYLEPFEKILSSKDDVKDVECLFGNIREIYTFGCAFLTDLEATGADPVKVAECFVKHNKGFVIYADYCTNYPRAVDILTKFMKHPERSELCKERQLMLGHGLPLGAYLLRPVQRILKYHLLLQNIVKNYEKEGKEMDILQQAFHHMTEMAHHINEMKRRHEHAVRIQEIQSQLEDYVGEDLTRLGELVLESTFRVYGAKASRQVFLFERGLLISKKTDGGMLSCKTFILCSNLMLVEVIPNEPLSFHIIPFDNPRAQYTLQARNMEQKRRWCQEIKRLILESFKGKIPDSVKSLVMQLGSNHDDDYITKEALEAVRKTQHTAPEYLEKRRFRRKSGSRLPDFSLLKPQRAKRGANKKSENKGAETGRRAESKSPDAYRRLLVPQNAIKRRSQSHSVLVPSPATSHMLNTSADNAVPTPESPSTDFSIDPSRAHDFTSGSNGTSSKKTKTQKLIETEKEAELVKRAQSFRKAMQSHPITSADLTELVARCGGSVHLTSPDNSPSKNNNSAVSFIDSPETSLLGLRSIDSSSEEDIVDSEKQMTTEEQMETNSQGNNASDLVVNEKANLEINGLSTKDSQSFTLTDSQNVNVIDENGTCHVEDLGSKKKTKNSSQSDDITTLTRAKGRLSRRDQPMVKKRNKENDTNEDVPSRRVMAFHDSYSKRVAEKAILRNKGLRLPNTSKHLSVPDCEPHGSAKLTNWNSIEKLTAGSMSDVTHLNEDPWVMNTDMTSSESSVDMAGSNGSSSFSNSTLSNVPQPAVGTSARPRGHSDLTEMMHVAFNRDNMDWLVYLNRNSLSSNTDINKSWLPGSNQDKEMRSQEALTRQNNVINHFPYATPPRSYMTTENMKKHNYLTETNQNSYQRKSGVNAFGGTPQTITLTKPIVFQVPSLTRSNSTPLATTRTSKVVSDRRPSSMDVDRLTDESNRMVAEMEEYISNSAEEIKGTNKFPTSLAAITVEEDANNNRLSVVSSLSASSYESQDSSSSDGMMGTLKHKLHFWATNHPGARCDSEQSHSSTVTSEDEDNNDDTRPLTSGNTFDPPSRSRTSWRESRDLENVLREHSLGSSSLGSRMAHALPQTETVKTSNNNTDEVDSQDVPSPIYLSSMPAGASSSSSLTTDATESCSNLDLQPSSSAISLQSNETGSSVTVTFPPHNDYIPEPVLELSDSSKEATPKIKPRMNKSQTNEENSNLKSASSLESLGSNDSFYERRFSVALDSEVFADKPTVVTVYDDTQTGLPRKSIKEYVQHIEQKFKQQSPKILEVKRKEPGAMIRQRLETLRENVLHSRRSSSSRHTSEERESSRAKSQPPSQHRNKLPTGPKPDTRWNDDIRIYDLKTSTSRDSLSKSMENISRSKENMTRSKSKDLLSFRCDSPGHEKDASRFIYMNYNPSSNQFIHKAQSSELHETEVDNSMSQSMCRLDQLSSELDNLVIMKGYVKALISRFQEK, from the exons ATGGCGGACTCGACCTCAACGACCCTGTGTGAGATGAACGGTCGAGCTCTGGAAGACCAGCGTGACCGTGAGGCCCAGTCCTGCCATGGGGGTCATCGCGTGCTGGTCAAAGTCCAGGATCTTGACCACATGGCCAGGCATTCACTGAACTGGGAGGAGTTTTTTG GTTCATCTTTGGATCTAGCGCCATCCTTATTAAACATCTATGATGACATAGCTGCTTCCGGAGGAAGATTGCCGGAGAAAGAAGACTCCGAAGAAGAAGACTTTCAAGAAGAGACATTTCAGAAAGTGGTCAAAACCCAGTCACTTCCGTTCAAAACTAACGGCCAGTGGTCGTCGGAAGGCGTGAGACCTGGGATTCTCCCTTCGCTGTCTGAGCCTGGCGACAGACCCGTGTCCTGCTTGGTGTCCAACTGGGCCCCATCTACTCAACACGCCGACAGTAAAAAGCGACCGCTGAGCCTCAGCTCAATGTCCTCTGCCTCCAGCTCTTCCTTGCCGAGGCTCCGAAAGAAGAGGACAAATGGTAAGGCTGGTCAACTGGACGTTTTGGACGGCTCACAAATCTCCGAGCATTCTCACGTGGAGAGCAGAAGCAGCGTGGACAGCGGGTGCATGGAAGGCGACAAACACGGAGATGACGTCAGCTTGATGTCTGACCAGAACAGCTGGCGGGACGACCTCGACTCCAGCAGCGCTTCCTTGCACTCCGCGTCGCCGGAAACATCTTCAATGACTTCCCAGGAGAAGACAGCCACCAGCTCCAACTCCAGCATTTCACATTCTCCTTCCAATGTAtcatttaaatctcaaaactctCGAACGTGGACTCCGCGAAATAAAAAGACAGAAACTTCCTCCGACTTGCGAAACTCAAATAAATCCAGAACTTCCCTGGTGGAAAATGTAGATATTCCTTCTCCGTCGGCTCCAGACTCTCCTTCATCTTTATGTGCAACTCCCACCAATTCAGGCAGCTATACCAGCACCCCCGTCACTACACCAGAAAGTGGTCATCGGCGTACACGACCGTCTCGACAAGAAGCTAGGAAACGATTCTTCTCCAACTACGAAGAGCACATGAGAAACGCAATGTCTGACCTTGAACCCGCCGTTCTAGCCTCATCACAACCCCAGTCTACAGCGTCTCCTTCCGAGACATTACTAGTCCATGACAAAGTGTCTTCCAAACCTTCACTACCTCTGCAGGCAGAAATTATTCAAGATGAAAGACGCACTCCGCCCCAGCTCACCAGAAAGGGCGAAGGTCACGGAGACAGAGAAAGCCCATCTCATATCACAAGAAGATCTGAAGGTCGTGGGGGCTCTCGAAAAGAGAGACATGCCTCACCAAAGACAAACTTTACTAAATCAATGAAACGAAAAGATGCCGGCTCTAACAGGGATTCTTCAGAAGTGTCCGGCACAGGATATATTACTTATGTTCAGAGAGTAGTCACTGAGATCATTGAATCGGAACGGATATACATCAGTAGTCTCAAAGATATTATACAG GGTTACCTGGAACCTTTCGAGAAGATTCTTAGTTCTAAAGATGACGTCAAAGATGTTGAGTGTTTGTTTGGGAATATTCGAGAGATCTATACATTTGGATG tgctTTCTTGACTGATTTAGAGGCAACAGGGGCGGATCCTGTAAAGGTTGCTGAGTGCTTTGTGAAACATAATAAAGGATTTGTGATATACGCAGATTACTGCACTAATTATCCCAG AGCCGTGGATATTTTGACCAAGTTCATGAAGCACCCTGAACGAAGTGAGCTGTGTAAAGAAAGACAACTCATGCTGGGACATGGCCTTCCACTGGGAGCCTATCTACTAAGACCAGTGCAGCGAATACTGAAATATCACTTACTGTTGCAG AACATTGTGAAGAACTAtgagaaagaaggaaaggaaATGGATATACTACAGCAAGCTTTCCATCACATGACAGAGATGGCTCATCATATTAATGAGATGAAGAGGAGGCATGAGCATGCTGTCAGAATACAAGAGATACAGAGCCAGCTAGAGGACTATGTTGGTGAAGATTTGACCAGACTAGGAGAACTGGTTCTAGAG AGTACATTTCGTGTGTATGGAGCCAAAGCTTCAAGACAAGTGTTTCTCTTTGAGAGAGGATTACTAATCAGTAAAAAAACAGATGGTGGCATGTTAAGctgtaaaacatttattctg TGTTCTAACTTGATGCTGGTAGAGGTAATTCCCAATGAACCACTCAGTTTTCATATCATTCCATTTGACAACCCAAGAGCACAGTACACTTTACAG GCCAGAAACATGGAGCAGAAGAGAAGATGGTGTCAAGAGATCAAACGTCTGATTCTTGAAAGTTTCAAAGGGAAGATACCAGACAGTGTGAAGAGCTTGGTGATGCAGCTTGGCAGTAATCATGATGatg ACTACATCACTAAAGAGGCTCTAGAGGCAGTCAGGAAAACTCAACATACTGCACCTGAATATTTGGAGAAAAGAAGATTTAGGAGAAAATCTGGATCTCGACTACCAG ATTTTAGTTTACTGAAACCTCAAAGAGCAAAGAGAGGAGCTAATAAAAAG AGTGAAAACAAAGGAGCTGAAACAGGAAGAAGAGCTGAAAGTAAATCTCCTGATGCATATAGAAGGTTGTTAGTACCCCAG aACGCAATTAAAAGACGAAGTCAGAGTCATTCAGTTTTAGTGCCCAGCCCAGCCACATCTCATATGTTAAACACCAGTGCTGACAATGCTGTTCCCACACCTGAATCTCCAAGCACTGACTTCTCCATAGACCCGTCAAGAGCTCATGATTTCACATCTGGCTCCAACGGCACTTCATCAAAGAAAACCAAAACTCAAAAGCTAATTGAGACTGAGAAAGAGGCTGAGCTTGTCAAGAGAGCTCAGAGTTTTCGCAAAGCCATGCAATCTCATCCAATAACGTCAGCAGACTTGACAGAACTGGTGGCTCGCTGCGGAGGATCTGTCCATCTCACATCACCTGACAATTCCCCTTCCAAGAACAACAACTCAGCAGTATCGTTCATAGACTCACCAGAAACCAGCCTTCTTGGTCTAAGAAGCATAGACTCCTCATCTGAGGAGGAtattgttgacagtgagaagcAGATGACTACCGAGGAACAAATGGAGACCAATAGTCAAGGGAACAACGCTTCTGACTTGGTTGTAAATGAAAAAGCCAATTTAGAAATCAATGGCTTGAGCACCAAAGATTCTCAGTCATTTACATTAACTGATAGtcaaaatgtaaatgttatagATGAAAATGGCACCTGTCATGTTGAGGACCTTGGaagcaaaaagaaaactaaaaactcTTCACAGTCAGATGACATTACTACCCTCACCAGAGCAAAAGGTCGATTGAGCCGAAGAGATCAACCCATGGTGAAGAAACGGAATAAGGAAAATGACACAAATGAAGATGTGCCATCAAGGAGAGTAATGGCTTTCCATGACTCCTACAGTAAGAGAGTGGCTGAGAAAGCTATATTAAGAAATAAAGGTCTTCGTCTTCCAAACACATCAAAACATTTGTCAGTGCCAGACTGTGAGCCTCATGGCAGTGCCAAGTTGACAAACTGGAACAGTATTGAAAAACTGACTGCTGGATCTATGAGCGATGTTACACACCTGAATGAAGACCCCTGGGTCATGAACACAGATATGACCAGCTCTGAATCCAGTGTAGACATGGCAGGCTCCAACGGGTCTAGCTCTTTCTCTAACAGCACCCTGTCAAATGTACCCCAACCAGCTGTTGGAACATCAGCAAGACCCAGGGGTCACTCTGATCTCACAGAAATGATGCATGTGGCCTTCAACAGAGACAATATGGACTGGCTAGTGTACCTAAATAGAAATTCTCTGTCATCCAATACAGATATCAACAAATCCTGGTTACCAGGCTCCAATCAGGATAAGGAGATGAGGTCCCAGGAAGCTCTGACTCGACAAAACAATGTCATCAATCACTTTCCTTATGCCACACCGCCCCGGTCCTATATGACCACCGAGAACATGAAAAAGCATAATTACCTTACTGAAACTAACCAAAATTCTTATCAGAGAAAGTCTGGTGTTAATGCATTTGGTGGGACCCCGCAGACCATCACCCTCACAAAACCTATTGTTTTTCAGGTACCCAGCTTGACTCGTTCTAACAGTACCCCCTTGGCAACAACTAGGACTAGCAAGGTGGTCAGTGATCGTAGACCTTCCTCTATGGATGTTGATAGACTAACAGATGAGAGCAACAGAATGGTGGCAGAGATGGAGGAATATATTAGTAACTCTGCTGAGGAGATAAAGGGCACCAATAAATTCCCAACATCTCTGGCAGCTATCACTGTAGAGGAGGATGCCAACAACAATCGATTGTCTGTGGTTTCTTCATTATCAGCATCCTCATATGAAAGCCAGGACAGCAGCTCCAGTGATGGCATGATGGGTACACTAAAGCACAAACTTCATTTCTGGGCCACCAATCACCCTGGCGCCAGGTGTGACAGTGAACAAAGCCACAGCTCCACTGTGACATCAGAAGATGAGGACAATAATGATGATACAAGGCCACTGACATCTGGCAACACCTTTGACCCACCATCTAGATCCAGAACTTCCTGGAGAGAGAGTAGGGATCTTGAAAATGTTTTGAGAGAGCACAGTCTGGGGTCTAGTTCACTGGGTTCTAGAATGGCTCATGCCTTGCCCCAAACAGAAACGGTCAAGACTTCAAATAATAATACGGATGAGGTTGACTCACAGGATGTCCCATCTCCCATCTATTTAAGCTCAATGCCAGCAGGTGCTTCAAGTAGTTCTTCATTGACAACAGATGCTACTGAAAGTTGTTCAAACCTTGACCTTCAACCATCCAGCTCTGCTATCTCTTTACAAAGCAATGAGACCGGGTCCAGTGTTACCGTCACTTTCCCTCCTCACAATGATTACATTCCTGAGCCTGTCCTAGAACTATCAGACTCCTCAAAAGAAGCAACTCCCAAGATAAAGCCCAGGATGAATAAATCCCAAACCAATGAAGAGAACTCTAACCTTAAAAGCGCCAGTTCATTGGAATCGTTGGGATCTAATGACAGTTTTTACGAGCGAAGATTTTCTGTCGCTCTTGATTCTGAAGTTTTTGCTGATAAGCCAACAGTGGTCACAGTGTATGATGACACACAAACTGGTCTGCCCAGAAAGTCAATAAAGGAATATGTTCAGCACATTGAGCAGAAATTCAAGCAGCAGTCCCCAAAAATTCTGGAAGTAAAGCGCAAGGAACCTGGTGCAATGATACGACAGAGACTGGAAACACTGAGAGAAAATGTCCTGCATAGTCGTCGTAGCAGTTCCAGCAGACACACTAGTGAGGAGAGGGAAAGCAGCAGAGCAAAGTCTCAACCCCCTTCACAACATCGAAACAAACTTCCCACAGGTCCTAAGCCTGACACTCGATGGAATGATGATATTAGAATTTATGACCTCAAGACATCCACTTCCAGGGACAGCCTTAGCAAATCCATGGAAAATATATCCAGGTCCAAGGAGAACATGACCAGGTCCAAATCTAAGGACCTTTTAAGTTTTCGCTGTGACAGTCCTGGACATGAGAAGGACGCAAGTAGATTTATTTACATGAACTATAACCCTAGCAGCAATCAGTTCATCCATAAAGCACAGAGTTCAGAACTTCACGAGACAGAGGTGGATAACTCTATGTCTCAGTCCATGTGTCGATTAGATCAACTTAGTTCAGAACTGGACAATTTAGTGATAATGAAAGGTTATGTTAAAGCTTTGATCTCCAgatttcaagaaaaataa